In uncultured Umboniibacter sp., the genomic window AATTCAAGAGAGCGGCAAATTATTTCTGTTCACCCGAATTGTCCGTTGAAGTGGATAGAGCTTGCCAAGCCATAGCAGCCGATGCTGAAGGTTACTCGTTGTTGAACGAGCAGACTCATCGGTTACTGAGTAACAATCTTGCTGCGGAACTTAAAAAGTTTGTCGAGCGCTATAATCAGCCGCAGCTTTTACCACTGGCGGAGTTTATCGCCACAAAAAGGCCGATGAAATACTGCGAGCAAGACAGCGCTGATGTGGACTTTAGAAGCATCTGTAGACTAATACAAAAACACGATGCAGCACTTTATAAGCGCTTGCAGAGGGAGTTCATGAGCTCACCGTTAAAGGGCTTCGTCGTGCAAGGTTTTTCGCGTGCTCTGGGTTTGATGGACGTAGACTCAGTAGCAAAACAGGGGCCAGATTGCGAATCGACGGAGGTTCTATTGGCACAGTCAAAGGCGTATCTTGCTAACGCTGAGTTACGTAATGCGCGCAAGCCATTAGAACAAATTCTCAGTCGTAATCGTTACCATAAAGAAGCTAGAAAGCTGTTGTTTAAATACTACCCACTTCCTCAGGCTCGTGGTAGAGATAAGCTTAGTCGATACACGCGTCGAGTGGGTCGCAAGTTAAAAAGACTGATAGTTAAGAGAAATGGAATTTAATTAATGATACGTCAATTATTGGGCGATCGAGCCGTAAATATTTTAAAGCGAATCCCATTAATACACGGCTTATACACGTGGCTTATTCATCATCTTCGTCATACGATTCCTGGCTTCTTTCCCAAGGCGGAATATCGACTATGGGTTAAGTATTGTGAGCCCACCCTTGTACAGCCAATCGATGAAGCTTTATTGCGCGAAGAAATCGATGTAATTATTGATCTTCGTAGTTTAGCGCACTCAGATTGTAGCCAAATCATAGCTTCCATTGAGCAGCAAACGTTACTTCCACGTCGTGTGTCAGTAGTCGGAAGCAGTGAGTGCGATCTGTTATGGGAGTCACCTCAAGGGCCTCAGCCGCTTCACGTTGTTAATTCTAGTTCGCTGTCGCAAATCGCTGAGTCTAATCAGCGGGTTTGTGTTTGGATAGCGGCGCCGGGTAAGTTAAGTGAGTCCGCTTTGATGGAATTCGCCAGGGCGAGAAGAGATCATGGTTTTAGCCTAGCGTATGCCGATGAGGACCAATTAGCTAAGCGTAATAGGCGAGAGAAACCATTCTTTAAAACCGATTTTAATGAATTTCTCCTCAGGCAAGTTAATTACCTAGGTGGCGTGGTCGCAATAGGTACAGACAGTGAGGCTAAGGCCCTTCTGAGTATGCTAATTGAAGCTAAGCTCCCACTTGATGTCGCGGTTATTCAACGCTTAGAGGATAATGATCAATTAAGAAGCCAGATACATCACGTAACCAGTGTGCTATTTCATAACCAAGATGATCTTGCGAGTCAACTACTTACGTCGAACACGCGCTCCAGTGCGCTTCGTCTAGCCAATCAGTCGGCAGCGGAGAACACTAAAAACCAGCCTTCCTTGGGCGTTATGAATAATCAATATCGCCGAGCAGACCAACCGTTGGTTAGCATCTTGATCCCTACACGAGACCACTACACGGATTTGAAGCTATGTGTTGAAAGTGTTTTTGAAAAAACTCGCTACGAAAATTTTGAACTAATTGTGGTTGATAACGGTTCGACCTGTGAAGAGACATTAGCCTATCTGGACGTGCTACGAACCCATGAAGCAGTTCAGGTTCTTCAATACAGCCTGCCATTTAACTATTCACGAATTAATAACTTTGCCGCCCGAGTTGCGAACGGGGAGGTGTTGGTTTTACTTAATAACGATACTGAAGTCATTTCACCCGAGTGGCTGGATGATATGTTGGGTATACTCGCCATGCCTAAAGTTGGTTGTGTCGGGGCTAAGCTGCTCTACCACGATGGCAGCATTCAACACGCGGGGGTGAGCCTTGGGCCGGGTGGTTATGCGGGCCACTCCCATCGCTATATAGAGCCCGATGAGCCTGGCTACTTCTATTTTTCGCACTTAACACATTCGGTGAGCGCAGTGACTGCCGCTTGCCTTGCCGTGGAAACGGAAGTGTTCTGGTCTGTAGGGGGGTTAGATGAGGAATTCGCCGTGGCTTATAATGACGTTGATTTTTGTTTGCAGGTTATCAAAGCAGGTTACCAAAACGTCTATTGCGCTTCCGCTGAATTGTATCACTATGAATCAAAGAGTCGTGGCTTAGACGATACTCCGGAAAAAAGAGCTCGGTTCGATAATGAGAAGGCGTTATTAACTAAGAAATGGCAGGGGGTTATTGATAATGATCCTATGTACAGTCCTCACCTAACTCGTAACGGTGAAGATTTTCGTATTCGAACCAGTTATTCCTGACAACTATTCTTCTAGTCGCCTAGAAGTGTGAACTAAATTAGCGTCCAGCGTGAACGACGAACACTCATCAGGCTAAAGAATTATCCCTTAGCCTGATTAGGATTTTTTCTAAGAAAGGCCTTTCTGCTAGCGATGCCCCTTCACTGAGTTGGCAAGAGAGCTCACCACTTCCAGTGCGGCATGAAGCGAAGACTCGAGTTGCTCGACATCCTGTTCAGATATTTTTGCGAGGGCGTTTTTGATGTCAGTGGTCGAAACTTCCTCCGTTCGAGGTAGGTATACGACATCACAGATATCCTTCAGTGAGTCAAACTCCCCTGACCAGTCGTCACCCATGCCGAAGATCGATGCCTTATAGCGAATGATGTCACCACGTTTTTGCTCCCAGTCATTCTCCGCGAACACCGAGTCTACGTAATCGGTAGCTTCGAGGATTTCCTTGCGCTCTGCAAAGGAGTAGAAAGATTTCTTACCTTTACTCAGGTTAAATTCATCGGATGAAACACCGACAATTAAACGGTCTCCAAGCGCTCTAAGGCGCTTTAACAGTCTCACGTGACCAACGTGGAAAAGATCGAAAGTGCCGTAGGTAATGACCGTTCTACTCTCACGCTGGAGCAAGTAATTTTCGATAGGTTGAGCAACATACCGCTGGGCAATCTTGTGACGGTAATGAAGGGAATAGTGGTTGGTAATAGGGTAAAGACCTTGCTGCTTCAGCGCCTCAATTACCGGTAGGAATTTATCAAACCCCTGATGCCTTGCCACAATAGCGGTGTCTAGATCAAAACCACTGTTATTGAAGTAGTTGGTTGGGTTGCCAACACCCTTTACAGTGATGGGCCCAAATTCGTAGGTTTTGAGCGGGTACAGATCTTCAA contains:
- a CDS encoding glycosyltransferase family 2 protein, coding for MIRQLLGDRAVNILKRIPLIHGLYTWLIHHLRHTIPGFFPKAEYRLWVKYCEPTLVQPIDEALLREEIDVIIDLRSLAHSDCSQIIASIEQQTLLPRRVSVVGSSECDLLWESPQGPQPLHVVNSSSLSQIAESNQRVCVWIAAPGKLSESALMEFARARRDHGFSLAYADEDQLAKRNRREKPFFKTDFNEFLLRQVNYLGGVVAIGTDSEAKALLSMLIEAKLPLDVAVIQRLEDNDQLRSQIHHVTSVLFHNQDDLASQLLTSNTRSSALRLANQSAAENTKNQPSLGVMNNQYRRADQPLVSILIPTRDHYTDLKLCVESVFEKTRYENFELIVVDNGSTCEETLAYLDVLRTHEAVQVLQYSLPFNYSRINNFAARVANGEVLVLLNNDTEVISPEWLDDMLGILAMPKVGCVGAKLLYHDGSIQHAGVSLGPGGYAGHSHRYIEPDEPGYFYFSHLTHSVSAVTAACLAVETEVFWSVGGLDEEFAVAYNDVDFCLQVIKAGYQNVYCASAELYHYESKSRGLDDTPEKRARFDNEKALLTKKWQGVIDNDPMYSPHLTRNGEDFRIRTSYS
- a CDS encoding adenylyltransferase/cytidyltransferase family protein codes for the protein MSTENPLDSFIEDVILPKRMMRGYYRLLYIFQHVMNQYDIEFFAHSGTMLGAVRHKGIIPWDDDLDVMIEESFEDLLIEASTELERYGIMLKEMEHDHLYQFKCSNPNVVGNGYYLQIDVFIGKREVIGGDLVLHYKSPKFKQWFSKRFIRIEDLYPLKTYEFGPITVKGVGNPTNYFNNSGFDLDTAIVARHQGFDKFLPVIEALKQQGLYPITNHYSLHYRHKIAQRYVAQPIENYLLQRESRTVITYGTFDLFHVGHVRLLKRLRALGDRLIVGVSSDEFNLSKGKKSFYSFAERKEILEATDYVDSVFAENDWEQKRGDIIRYKASIFGMGDDWSGEFDSLKDICDVVYLPRTEEVSTTDIKNALAKISEQDVEQLESSLHAALEVVSSLANSVKGHR